AGCCAGCCGACCGCCAGCATCTCGGCCGACTTGATCTTGGCGGCGTGCGCGGGGCCCAGTGCCTCCACCAGCCGCCGCTTCTCGTTGGCGGTGATCCCGTCAGCGTGCTGCCACGCATCCGATTCGTTGATGCCGATCACGGTGGGGTTCTTCTCGTCCACCAGCTTGCGCAGCGCCTCGTGCTGGCCGTCGTTGGTCGAGGGCACCATCGGGTAGATGCCGTCGTAGTCGAAGCGGCCAATCGAGAACCGTTCCGCCGGCTTGCCGCCGCCCGGGTTGTAGAACACCAGCAGCGTGCGGCGCCGCGAGGCGTAGGTGGTAAGCGGCGCCATCGACGCGAACACCGGGTCCTCGTTGTACTCGCGGGTGGGGATGATCCACATATCGATGCCCTCGCGGGTCATCAGCGGACCAAGCAGCGTGTCGAAGCGCTTCTTGATCCACGGCGTGACCAGCGCGTTCTGCTCGCGATGCGTGAGCACGCGCTCGGTGGGATCGGGATAGGTCACCTGGAGAGCGATGGCTTCAGCCGTCGCGGGTGTCTCTCGGAGGCCGATGGCTTCGGCCGTCGCCGGTGCCTCCCGGAGGGCGATGGCTTCAGCCGTCGCGGGTGTCTCCCGGAGGGCGATGGCTTCAGCCGTCGCCGGTGTTTCCCGGAGGGCGACGGCTTTAGCCGTCGCCGCCACAGCCGCCACAGCAATCAACGCAATGAGAATTCGAGTTCGCATGGTCAGACAATTCTACAGCCGGTCCGCCCCTTGCAACGCTACTCAGGATGGCGCGTCATCCCCATCGACTCCCGCTCGACCAATATCGCGGGTTCTACTGCTATTTTCTGACGGCTTCGACCTACGGCCGGCGCGCGTCGTTTCGGGATCCCGCTTTGTGCGGGAAAGTAACCACGCAGTTATTTCAATCGACTCAGAAGCACGGGTTCGCGGTAATCGCGTACTGCCTGATGCCGGACCATGTCCACGTCCTGGTTGAGGCGGAACAACCCGACGCGGATTTCCGGAAATGGCTAGGCCTCTGGCGGCAGCTGTCCGGGTTCTGGGAGCGCCGCCGAACCGGACAGTACCTCTGGCAAGAAGGATACTGGGACTACACGCTTCGAGACGACGACTCGGTCATCGGCATAGCGGCCTATGTCGTGGCGAACCCTGTTCGTGCGGGCCTTGTTCGTTCACCGGAACAGTATCCCTACCTTGGGTCATCCAGGTACTCGCTGACCGAACTGATGGCGGCGGTGCAGCAGAGGCCCCGGGGTGCCAGCGACGGCTAAAGCCATCGCTCTCCGGGGAGGCAGCGACGGCTAAAGCCATCGCTCTCCGGGTCGGGCCGGGACGAAAGTCCCGGCCCTCCGTACTTCTACGGCGCTTTCGCCGCCAACTGCTTCGCCATCGACTGGTAATACGCCAGCCGCGACAACTGGTCTTTCGTCGGCGCACCGGTCCACCGGCCGACCGCGCCGTAGAGCCCCGAGATGCGCGACAGCAGCTCGCGCGACTGGCGCTTCAGGTCCACGACGTCGGCGCCGGTACCGCCCATCTTCTGGATGCGATCATTGACCGGCGCATACATCCGCGCCAGCGCCGTCACCTGCGCAACCGCATCGGTCCACAGCTTGCGATCCGCCGGCGTCACGTCAATGCGCGGATCCTCGCGCACCTCGACCTTCTGCTCCAGCGTGCGGCCGCCGGCGACCATGCGGATCAAATACGTGCCCGGCGCCACCAGCGGACCCGGCATGCCGCCCCCTTGCGGGCCATCATCGTCGTCTCCGCCGCCCCCGCCGCGAATCGGCAGGTCGGTCTCGCGCAGGTTCCACACCAGGCGATTCACGCCCTTGCTGGAGGTGGCGCGCAGCGTGTTGATCAACTGCCCGTTCGCAGCGTGCACCGTGACCG
This portion of the Acidobacteriota bacterium genome encodes:
- a CDS encoding transposase, whose amino-acid sequence is MARHPHRLPLDQYRGFYCYFLTASTYGRRASFRDPALCGKVTTQLFQSTQKHGFAVIAYCLMPDHVHVLVEAEQPDADFRKWLGLWRQLSGFWERRRTGQYLWQEGYWDYTLRDDDSVIGIAAYVVANPVRAGLVRSPEQYPYLGSSRYSLTELMAAVQQRPRGASDG